One window of the bacterium genome contains the following:
- a CDS encoding MotA/TolQ/ExbB proton channel family protein: MTPGGGSFWDLVQVASPFAKFILAVLAVMSVVSWTIIIDKFLLIARVRSANKGMARYRWSTFDPRALSSEARRYPQSFMSRAYMFVHRDIIERGGEGAMDGELIGREFARSVAEELNRAERFLPFLATCSSAGPFLGLLGTVWGIITAFQRIGVWGSANIAVVAPGIAEALIATAVGLFSAIPALVAYNFFSNWLRKEAERAEEFGSDLAFAVDRYAKGKQSAGSRVIP, translated from the coding sequence ATGACGCCCGGCGGAGGCAGTTTCTGGGATCTGGTGCAGGTCGCCTCTCCCTTTGCAAAGTTTATTCTGGCCGTTTTGGCCGTGATGTCGGTGGTTTCCTGGACCATCATCATTGACAAATTCCTGTTGATCGCGCGGGTGCGTTCGGCCAACAAAGGCATGGCGCGTTACCGGTGGTCAACCTTTGATCCGCGGGCGCTCAGCAGTGAAGCGCGGCGCTATCCGCAGTCGTTTATGTCGCGCGCGTACATGTTTGTCCACCGGGACATCATCGAGCGCGGCGGCGAGGGGGCGATGGATGGGGAATTGATCGGCCGGGAGTTTGCCCGCTCGGTGGCGGAAGAACTCAACCGCGCCGAGCGGTTTCTGCCGTTTTTGGCCACATGCAGTTCGGCGGGTCCGTTTCTGGGGCTGCTGGGCACGGTGTGGGGAATTATCACCGCCTTTCAGCGGATCGGCGTGTGGGGCAGCGCCAACATCGCGGTAGTGGCACCGGGTATTGCCGAGGCGCTGATTGCCACGGCGGTGGGCCTGTTTTCGGCTATTCCCGCGCTGGTGGCGTACAATTTCTTTTCGAACTGGCTGCGCAAGGAAGCGGAGCGCGCCGAAGAGTTCGGCAGTGATCTGGCCTTTGCGGTGGATCGCTATGCGAAGGGCAAGCAGTCCGCCGGTTCGCGGGTGATCCCATGA